In Streptomyces sannanensis, the DNA window TGTTCGGAGAGGGTGAAGTGGTGGCCGAGGTTCCGCGCGGGGTCCGTGCCCCGGACCCCGTGCGGGGGATGTCGGTGAGGTCTAGTGCTGTGACCGGAACGGCTCGCGCCCCCCGGCACGGCACTTCTCCCCCGTAGCCCTTCGGGCACGGGAGGTGCCCCCATCGTTGTCGCATCGCGCGAGTACGGCCGAGTACGAGCTGCGATCCTCCGCCTTGCGATGCACCGCACCTGGTGGCACCTCCGGGGGCACCCTGGGGGCACCCCCAGCGGTAGCTGGGGGAGGTAGCTGGGGGAGGTAACTGGGGGAGGTAACTGGGGGAGCCGCGAGCTTCCCGGCAAACCTTTCCGGCCGCAGCACTAGGGTCGTCCTCATGCCGATCCGAGCCGTGCTCTGGGACGTGGACGACACCCTCTTCGACTACACAGGCGCGGACCGCGCCGGTATGCGTGATCATCTCGAGGCCGAGGGCCTGCTGGGCGGATTCGACTCCGCCGAGCAGGCCCTCGGCCTCTGGCGTGAGGTCACCGACATCCACTGGAAGCGCTTCTCCGCCGGAGAGACGGACTTTCAGGGACAGTGCCGGGACCGGGTGCGGGCCTTCATCGGGGCGCCCGCCATGAGCGACTCCGAGGCCGACGCCTGGTTCAGCCGTTACGTCGGCCATTACGAGGCCGCCTGGTCGCTCTTCCCCGACACTCTGCCCGTCCTGGACTCCCTCGCCGACGGATACCGGCACGCCGTGCTGTCGAACTCCAGCCTGCGGGCCCAGGAGCCCAAGTTGCGCGCCCTGGGCGTGTGGGACCGCTTCGAGGCGGTGCTGTGCGCCGTGGAGCTGGGGGTGTCCAAGCCGGCCGCCGAGGCGTTCCACGCCGGGTGCGCCGCGCTGGGGCTGCCGCCCGGGGAGGTGCTGTATGTCGGTGACCACCCGGAGATCGACGCCCGGGGGGCGGCCGGGGCGGGGCTGGCCGCGGTCTGGCTGGACCGTTCGGGGGACGGCGGGGAGGCCGGGCTGGTCCGGATCACCGGCCTGGAACAGCTGCCCGAGCTGCTGCGCGGAGATACCCGTTTTGGAGCACCGGACACCTTCGGGTAATGTTCTTCCTGCGCCGCCCGAGAGGGCCGAGAAGCCCGGCCGGAAAGCGCAGACCGAACAAGACCCCTCAGGGGGTTGAGGTTTGGTGGCCTATGGTGTAATTGGCAGCACGACTGATTCTGGTTCAGTTAGTCTTGGTTCGAGTCCAGGTAGGCCAGCTCGCAGAGCGCTCGGTTGAACGAGCGTTGTTGCAAAGCCCCCGTTGTGTAGCGGCCTAGCACGCTGCCCTCTCAAGGCAGTAGCGCCGGTTCGAATCCGGTCGGGGGTACGGTGATCTCTCACGAGATGATCGCTAGGGCCCCCGTTGTGTAGCGGCCTAGCACGCCGCCCTCTCAAGGCGGTAGCGCCGGTTCGAATCCGGTCGGGGGTACTGGTCTAAAACACCTTTGGCCTATGGTGTAATTGGCAGCACGACTGATTCTGGTTCAGTTAGTCTTGGTTCGAGTCCAGGTAGGCCAGCTGGATCAATAAAAAGATCCTTGCCCCCGTTGTGTAGCGGCCTAGCACGCCGCCCTCTCAAGGCGGTAGCGCCGGTTCGAATCCGGTCGGGGGTACAAAAAGGAAAAAACCCTCCGTGATCTTCACGGAGGGTTTTTTCGCATGTCCGGCCACAGAAAGGGAATCGTGCGGGGCCGGCCGCCACGGCGTTGGAGCGGCCGGCCCGGAGAGGCGGGGAGGGCCGGGCTGGTCAGCCCGCCCGGCGCAGCGCCTCGGTGAGGCGTGCGGCGGCGTCGATGACGGCCTGGGCGTGCATGCGGCCCGGGTGACGGGTCAGCCGCTCGATCGGCCCGGAGACCGACACGGCGGCCACCACGCGGTTCGAGGGGCCTCGTACGGGCGCGGAGACGGACGCCACGCCCGGCTCCCGCTCACCGATCGACTGGGCCCATCCGCGGCGCCGTACGCCGGACAGGGCGGTCGCCGTGAAGCGGGCGCCCTGGAGGCCCCTGTGGAGCCGCTCGGGCTCCTCCCAGGCCATCAGAATCTGGGCCGAGGAGCCGGCCTTCATCGTGAGCGTGGAACCGACCGGGACGGTGTCCCGAAGTCCGGACAGCCGTTCCGCCGCTGCCACGCAAATACGCATGTCTCCCTGGCGCCGGTAGAGCTGGGCGCTCTCACCGGTCACATCGCGCAGGTGGGTGAGTACGGGCCCTGCCGTCGCCAGGAGCCGGTCCTCGCCCGCCGCCGCGGCCAGCTCGGCCAGCCGCGGACCCAGGATGAACCGGCCCTGCATGTCCCTCGCCACCATCCGGTGGTGTTCCAGTGCCACTGCGAGGCGATGTGCCGTGGGTCGGGCGAGTCCTGTCGCTGCGACCAGCCCGGCGAGGGTGGCCGGACCGGACTCCAGGGCGCTCAAAACCAGTGCTGCCTTGTCGAGAACGCCGACGCCGCTAGAGTTGTCCATGCAACGATACTTGCGTCTCACTCTGTGAAACGCAAGTTCAGTTTTCCCAGGATCTTGCGACCCTGGAGGAGCGGGACGCACAGCGGCCCGCGAAACGGGTCTCTAGTTGGGCCGGTGAATGACGTCGGCCGAAGGGAAAGCGATGGGTAGGACACTCGCGGAGAAGGTCTGGGACGACCATGTCGTCCGGCGCGCCGAAGGCGAGCCCGACCTCCTCTTCATCGATCTGCACCTGCTGCACGAGGTGACCAGCCCCCAGGCCTTCGACGGTCTCCGGCAGAACGGTCGGCAGGTGCGGCGCCTCGACCTGACCATCGCCACCGAGGACCACAACACCCCCACGATCGACATCGACAAGCCGATCGCGGACCCGGTGTCCCGGGCCCAGCTGGAGACGCTGCGGAAGAACTGCGCCGAGTTCGGCGTCCGGCTGCACCCGCTGGGCGATGTCGAGCAGGGTGTTGTCCACGTAGTGGGACCGCAGCTGGGACTGACCCAGCCGGGCACCACGGTGGTCTGTGGTGACAGTCATACCTCCACCCACGGCGCGTTCGGCGCGCTGGCCTTCGGTATCGGCACCAGCCAGGTCGAGCATGTGCTGGCCACCCAGACGCTGCCGATGACCCGCCCGAAGACCATGGCCATCACGGTCGAGGGCGAGCTGCCCGAGGGCGTCACCGCCAAGGACCTGATCCTGGCGATCATCGCCAGGATCGGCACCGGCGGCGGCCAGGGTTATGTCCTGGAGTACCGCGGCTCCGCCATCGAGAAGCTCTCGATGGAGGCCCGGATGACCATCTGCAACATGTCCATCGAAGCGGGCGCCCGGGCCGGCATGATCGCCCCGGACCAGGTCACCTTCGACTACCTCGAGGGCCGTGCGCACGCCCCCCGGGGCGAGGACTGGGACGCCGCGGTCGAGTACTGGAAGACGCTGCGCTCGGACGACGACGCGGTCTTCGACGCCGAGGTCGTCATCGACGGTGCCTCGCTGTCCCCGTTCGTCACCTGGGGGACCAACCCGGGCCAGGGCGCGCCACTGTCGGCCGATGTCCCCGACCCGGCCTCGTACGAGGACGCTTCGGAGCGCCTGGCCGCCGAAAAGGCCCTGGAGTACATGGGGTTGACCGCTGGCCGGCCGCTGCGCGACATCAAGGTCGACACCGTCTTCGTAGGCTCCTGCACCAACGGCCGGATCGAGGACCTGCGTGCGGCCGCCGCCGTGCTGGACGGCCGCAAAGTCGCCGAAGGCGTACGGATGCTGGTCGTCCCCGGCTCGGTACGGGTCGGTCTGCAGGCTGTCGAGGAGGGCCTGGACAAGGTGTTCAAGGAGGCCGGCGCCGAATGGCGGCACGCGGGCTGCTCGATGTGCCTGGGCATGAACCCGGACCAGCTGGCTCCCGGTGAGCGCTCCGCGTCCACCTCCAACCGCAACTTCGAGGGCAGGCAGGGCAAGGGCGGCCGTACCCACCTGGTCTCGCCGCAGGTCGCCGCCGCCACCGCGGTCACCGGCCGCCTGGCTTCGCCCGCCGACCTGATCTCCGCGGAGGCCTGAGAACCATGGAAGCTTTCACCACGCACACCGGCCGCGCTGTTCCGCTGCGCCGCAGCAATGTCGACACCGACCAGATCATCCCGGCGCACTGGCTGAAGAAGGTCACCCGCGACGGTTTCGAGGACGGTCTGTTCGAGGCCTGGCGCAAGGACCCCGCGTTCGTTCTCAACCGTCCGGAGCGGCAGGGCGCGACGGTGCTGGTGGCGGGTCCCGACTTCGGCACCGGTTCCTCCCGTGAGCACGCGGTGTGGGCGTTGCAGAACTACGGCTTCAAGACCGTGATCTCGTCCCGCTTCGCGGACATCTTCCGCGGCAACTCGCTGAAGAACGGCCTGCTCACGGTGGTGCTGGAGCAGAAGGTCGTGGACGCCCTCTGGGAGCTGACCGAGACCGACCCGGCCGCCGAGATCACGGTGGACCTCCAGGACCGCCAGGTGCGGGCGGAAGGCATCACCGCCGACTTCGAACTGGACGAGAACGCCCGCTGGCGGCTGCTGAACGGTCTGGACGACATCAGCATCACGCTCCAGAACGAGGCCGACATCTCCGCGTACGAGTCCCGTCGGCCGTCCTTCAAGCCGAGCACCCTCCAGGCCTGACACCTGTTCGGCACACCCTTTTTCACCGCCGCGCCCCCTGCCTTCCGAGGCCGGGGGCGCGGCCCTTTTCGCGTCGGGGCGGCGGCGAACTATCCTGGTGCGTATCAGAGATGGCTAAAAATGATCTTGCGCTGAACGATGTCCGTCAGATGCCGGAGAGACCGCCGCAGGCCGTCAGTTGCCCCCGCCGGAGGCGACAACTCGCCCCAGATGGCACAATCGGCGCATGGAACCCGACAACCAACTCGCGCTCTATGAGGTGGTGGCGGACCGACTGAAGGAAGCACACGCAAGGGTGCGTGCACTGCAAGTCCCGGAGGGCGTACGGATGACGCTGTCCAGGAAGCTGCTGGTCATAACGGCTGCGGCAAAACACGATCTTGCCGACGCCGCAAGGCGTCTGGACCTGTTGATGAAGGACCTCGACGAGGGCCGATTCCCTGAAGGTGACTGAGACCCCGGGAAGCCGACTGCGGCACTAGGGTGATTAGCCCGTTTCGTGTTTGATTTGCGGTATATATCTGCCTAACGTGCGAAAAAGCTTGAACACTTTCGTTCCGGCAATGTCTCCGAAGGGGAAGACGTGAACAAGGCGCAGCTCGTAGAAGCGATTGCCGACAAGCTCGGCGGCCGCCAGCAGGCCGCGGATGCTGTCGACGCGGTACTCGACGCGATCGTTCGTGCAACCGTCGCGGGCGACCGCGTTTCGGTCACCGGTTTCGGCTCGTTCGAGAAGGTCGACCGCCCGGCCCGGTACGCACGCAACCCGCAGACTGGCGAGCGCGTGCGGGTCAAGAAGACCTCGGTGCCGCGCTTCCGTGCCGGCCAGGGTTTCAAGGACCTGGTGAGCGGCACGAAGAAGCTCCCCAAGATGGGCGAGGTCTCCGTCAAGAAGGCCCCCAAGGGCAGCCTCCAGTTGGCGGCGAAGAAGGCCGCCGCGAAGAAGGCCGCCGCGAAGAAGGCCGCTCCCGCGAAGAGGGCCGCTGCGAAGAAGGCAGCCCCCGCGAAGAAGGTGACGGCTGCCGCGAAGAAGGCCGCTGTGAAGAAGACCACCGCCACCGCGGCGAAGAAGGCCACCGCCGCGGCCGCGAAGAAGGCGCCGGCCAAGAAGGCCGTCGCGAAGAAGGCGCCGGCCAAGAAGGTCACGGCCCGCAAGACCACCGCCAAGAAGGCCACCAGCAGGGCGAAGTAAGCCGGGCACGTGGTGAAGTAAGCGGTGAAGTAAGAGGTGAAGTAAGAGGCACCTGGCCCATGGGCCACTCACGCGCCGGGCCGGACTCCCTGTGGGGGAGCCCGGCCCGCGGTGTTTCTCCGTCCGGTTCGGACGTCTCAGAACGTCTGCAGCGTCACCAGCGTGATGCGCCGCGCGTCCCCCTCGCCGGTGACTTCGATCCGCACCCGCTGGCCCGGCCTGAGCAGCCGGAGCCCGCCGGCGTCGAACGCCGTGGCGTCGAAGGGCACCGGGGTGCCGTCGTCGAGCAGCACACTGCCGCTCCGGGTCTCGGGGTCGTACGTGTACGCGGTGGCCTGCATGTCCGGAAGCCTAGTGCCCCTCCCGGCAACGTTTGCCCGGTCGCGACGCTCCCCCGGCTAACGCTGGGGGAGCCGCGAGCTTCCCGGCAAACCTTTCCGGCCACAGCGCTGGACGGCCGCGCACCGCTCGGTGGTGTGCGGTCCCAGGCCCAGGGCGAACGCGGCCCGCAGATCGTCCCCGGTGTCCACGTCCTGGCGCACCGAATCGACGTCTTCGAGCAGTATTTCCGCAGCTCCCGATGTCAAATGCCGGTCCCTGGAGGGACCGCCGAAAGCCGGGCGCAATTCCTCGCCGGGAGAGGCGGTCAGTAATGTCGTGCCGATTCCCGTGGCATCCCGGAGAAATGCGCGACGAAATAGCGAAGCCGTCGCGAGCACCCGGTTCAATTCCTCCGGCCGCAGTGCCGGAAGATCCGCGTTCAGTGCCGCGACCGGCGCCTGCGGCCGCCGCAGCCTGATCCGGCGCGCCCCGTGCGCCAAGGCGGCGTTGAGACCCCCGCCGGACCCCTCCGGCACGATCCGCGCACCCAGGGAGGCCAGTGCCGCGGCCGCCCGTCCGTCGTCCGTGACGACTGCCACATCGCGGACCGCGGGACAGGCCAGTGCGGCGGCCACGGTGTCCTGTGCGAAGGCGAGGGCCAACTGCGGGCGCAACGCGTCTCCCGCGAAGGAAGCGAGTCTGCTCTTGGCCACTGCCAAGGGTTTCAGCGGCACGATCAGGGACCAGGCGTCGGCTCTGCCGGTCGTTCCGTCGGTGTCCGTGGCGAGCCCCCTCCGTCCATGCGTCCCGCCGGTGTGGTTCGCACCCATTGTCGCCTGCCCGGGGCGGCGCCGCAGGGGCCGGGGCGTACGGTGTTCTCGACAGACCAGGGGCCCGGGGCGACACTTGACCCCGCAGAGCCAATGTCCGGAAGAAAGGTGTCCGAGTGTCCCGCCGCAAAATCGGCTTCTGGTACCGCCTTGCGGCGGTCATCGCAAAACCGCCGCTGGTGGTTCTGTTCAAGCGGGACTGGCGGGGAATGGAACACATTCCGGTCGAGGGCGGATTCATCACCGCGGTGAATCACAACTCGTATCTGGACCCGCTGTCCTACGCGCACTACCAGTACAACACCGGACGCATGCCGCGGTTCCTGGCCAAGGTCGCCCTCTTCAACGACGGTTTCGTGGGCAAGGTCATGCGCGGCACCGGTCAGATCCCCGTCTACCGCGAGACCACCGACGCGATGGACGCCTTCCGCGCCGCCGTCGCCGCCATCGAGCGGGGCGAGTGCGTTGCCTTCTATCCGGAGGGCACCCTCACCCGCGACCCGGACATGTGGCCGATGTCGGCCAAGACGGGTGCCGCCCGTGTGGCGCTGACCACACGATGCCCGGTGATCCCCGTCGCGCAGTGGGGTGCCAACCTCGCGATGCCGCCGTACGCCAAGGAGAAGAAGTTCCGGTTCTTCCCCCGCAAGACCCTCCAGGTGCTCGCGGGACCGCCGGTGGACCTGTCCCTCTTCTACGACAAGGAGCCGACCCCCGAGGTCCTGAAGGAGGCCACCGAGACCATCATGGCCGCCATCACGGGCCTCCTGGAGGAGCTCCGGGGTGAACCGGCCCCGGCCGAGCCGTGGGACCCGCGCAAGGCCCGCCTGGAGCAGCGCCGCAAGGCCGCGGGGGAGGGCGCCAAGTGACTCGCGTAGCCGTCTTCGGGACCGGCTCCTGGGGCACCGCGTTCGGCATGGTGCTCGCCGACGCGGGCTGCGAGGTGACCCTGTGGGGCCGCCGCCCCGAGCTCGCCGAAGCCATCAACACCACCCGCACCAATCCCGACTACCTGCCGGGCATCGAGCTGCCCGTCGCGGTACGGGCCACCACCGACCCGGCGGAGGCCGCCCGGGACGCCGAATTCACCGTGCTCGCCGTCCCCTCGCAGACCCTGCGGGGCAATCTCACGGCCTGGGCGCCCCTGCTGCCCGAGGACACCGTGCTCGTCTCGCTCATGAAGGGCGTCGAACTCGGCACCACCAAGCGGATGAGCGAGGTCATCGAGGAGGTCGCCAA includes these proteins:
- a CDS encoding HAD family hydrolase; the protein is MPIRAVLWDVDDTLFDYTGADRAGMRDHLEAEGLLGGFDSAEQALGLWREVTDIHWKRFSAGETDFQGQCRDRVRAFIGAPAMSDSEADAWFSRYVGHYEAAWSLFPDTLPVLDSLADGYRHAVLSNSSLRAQEPKLRALGVWDRFEAVLCAVELGVSKPAAEAFHAGCAALGLPPGEVLYVGDHPEIDARGAAGAGLAAVWLDRSGDGGEAGLVRITGLEQLPELLRGDTRFGAPDTFG
- the ndgR gene encoding IclR family transcriptional regulator NdgR; this encodes MDNSSGVGVLDKAALVLSALESGPATLAGLVAATGLARPTAHRLAVALEHHRMVARDMQGRFILGPRLAELAAAAGEDRLLATAGPVLTHLRDVTGESAQLYRRQGDMRICVAAAERLSGLRDTVPVGSTLTMKAGSSAQILMAWEEPERLHRGLQGARFTATALSGVRRRGWAQSIGEREPGVASVSAPVRGPSNRVVAAVSVSGPIERLTRHPGRMHAQAVIDAAARLTEALRRAG
- the leuC gene encoding 3-isopropylmalate dehydratase large subunit — encoded protein: MGRTLAEKVWDDHVVRRAEGEPDLLFIDLHLLHEVTSPQAFDGLRQNGRQVRRLDLTIATEDHNTPTIDIDKPIADPVSRAQLETLRKNCAEFGVRLHPLGDVEQGVVHVVGPQLGLTQPGTTVVCGDSHTSTHGAFGALAFGIGTSQVEHVLATQTLPMTRPKTMAITVEGELPEGVTAKDLILAIIARIGTGGGQGYVLEYRGSAIEKLSMEARMTICNMSIEAGARAGMIAPDQVTFDYLEGRAHAPRGEDWDAAVEYWKTLRSDDDAVFDAEVVIDGASLSPFVTWGTNPGQGAPLSADVPDPASYEDASERLAAEKALEYMGLTAGRPLRDIKVDTVFVGSCTNGRIEDLRAAAAVLDGRKVAEGVRMLVVPGSVRVGLQAVEEGLDKVFKEAGAEWRHAGCSMCLGMNPDQLAPGERSASTSNRNFEGRQGKGGRTHLVSPQVAAATAVTGRLASPADLISAEA
- the leuD gene encoding 3-isopropylmalate dehydratase small subunit, whose protein sequence is MEAFTTHTGRAVPLRRSNVDTDQIIPAHWLKKVTRDGFEDGLFEAWRKDPAFVLNRPERQGATVLVAGPDFGTGSSREHAVWALQNYGFKTVISSRFADIFRGNSLKNGLLTVVLEQKVVDALWELTETDPAAEITVDLQDRQVRAEGITADFELDENARWRLLNGLDDISITLQNEADISAYESRRPSFKPSTLQA
- a CDS encoding HU family DNA-binding protein; its protein translation is MNKAQLVEAIADKLGGRQQAADAVDAVLDAIVRATVAGDRVSVTGFGSFEKVDRPARYARNPQTGERVRVKKTSVPRFRAGQGFKDLVSGTKKLPKMGEVSVKKAPKGSLQLAAKKAAAKKAAAKKAAPAKRAAAKKAAPAKKVTAAAKKAAVKKTTATAAKKATAAAAKKAPAKKAVAKKAPAKKVTARKTTAKKATSRAK
- the cofC gene encoding 2-phospho-L-lactate guanylyltransferase, with translation MGANHTGGTHGRRGLATDTDGTTGRADAWSLIVPLKPLAVAKSRLASFAGDALRPQLALAFAQDTVAAALACPAVRDVAVVTDDGRAAAALASLGARIVPEGSGGGLNAALAHGARRIRLRRPQAPVAALNADLPALRPEELNRVLATASLFRRAFLRDATGIGTTLLTASPGEELRPAFGGPSRDRHLTSGAAEILLEDVDSVRQDVDTGDDLRAAFALGLGPHTTERCAAVQRCGRKGLPGSSRLPQR
- a CDS encoding lysophospholipid acyltransferase family protein, translating into MSRRKIGFWYRLAAVIAKPPLVVLFKRDWRGMEHIPVEGGFITAVNHNSYLDPLSYAHYQYNTGRMPRFLAKVALFNDGFVGKVMRGTGQIPVYRETTDAMDAFRAAVAAIERGECVAFYPEGTLTRDPDMWPMSAKTGAARVALTTRCPVIPVAQWGANLAMPPYAKEKKFRFFPRKTLQVLAGPPVDLSLFYDKEPTPEVLKEATETIMAAITGLLEELRGEPAPAEPWDPRKARLEQRRKAAGEGAK